From one Aquicella siphonis genomic stretch:
- the metF gene encoding methylenetetrahydrofolate reductase [NAD(P)H], translating into MKNQSPLVISFEFYPPKSREGAVNLQQSALALDAMTPDFFSVTFGAGGSTREGTIDIVKTLQEKTRTAVAPHISCIGFNREGLVSVLRQYKSLGVKRIVALRGDLPSGMGSIGEFKYASELVKLIREETGDYFHIEVAAYPEYHPQAKHALSDVLNLKRKIEAGANGAITQYFFNPDAYFYFLEECAREQIFIPIVPGIMPIMHFSKLMRFSETCGAEIPRWLYKRLEAYGDDVESIRQYGIEVVHHLCQRLIVGGAPGLHFYTLNHAELSLQILQQLDINSMRMNEKVYEAIKN; encoded by the coding sequence ATGAAAAATCAATCACCATTGGTCATCAGCTTTGAATTCTATCCACCCAAATCCCGGGAAGGCGCGGTGAATTTACAACAGTCAGCCTTGGCGCTGGATGCGATGACACCGGATTTTTTTTCTGTCACGTTCGGCGCGGGCGGTTCCACACGCGAGGGAACCATCGATATCGTTAAAACGCTTCAGGAAAAAACGCGCACAGCCGTCGCGCCGCACATTTCCTGCATCGGTTTTAACCGCGAAGGACTGGTCAGCGTTCTGCGTCAGTACAAATCGCTGGGGGTGAAGCGTATCGTCGCGCTGCGCGGCGACCTGCCGTCGGGGATGGGCTCCATTGGAGAGTTTAAATATGCGAGTGAACTGGTCAAATTGATACGCGAAGAAACAGGGGATTATTTTCACATCGAAGTCGCGGCTTACCCGGAATACCATCCACAGGCGAAACACGCGCTGTCAGATGTCTTGAATCTGAAGCGTAAAATCGAGGCCGGCGCTAACGGAGCGATCACGCAGTATTTCTTCAATCCTGACGCGTATTTTTATTTTCTGGAAGAGTGCGCGCGCGAACAGATTTTTATTCCCATCGTGCCAGGCATCATGCCCATCATGCACTTCTCCAAACTGATGCGCTTTTCCGAAACCTGCGGTGCGGAAATTCCGCGCTGGCTGTATAAACGGCTTGAGGCTTATGGCGATGATGTGGAATCCATTCGGCAGTATGGAATTGAAGTGGTGCATCATCTTTGTCAGCGGCTGATAGTGGGCGGCGCGCCGGGCTTGCATTTTTATACCCTGAATCATGCGGAACTTTCCCTGCAGATCCTGCAGCAGCTGGATATCAACAGCATGCGGATGAATGAGAAAGTTTATGAGGCGATAAAAAACTGA
- a CDS encoding D-sedoheptulose 7-phosphate isomerase gives MRNLIQTEIQKLASLLQQIQQDNALLSVIETIADQCTQALKRGNKIFFAGNGGSAADSQHLAAELVSRLNYNRPGLAAIALTTDTSALTAIGNDYAFENIFSRQVESLGQAGDVLIGISTSGKSPNILRALEAARGRQMKTVGMSGMHAPLLAERCDWVVNIPSRETPKIQECHIMFGHIICALIEDAMFGAEYDPRRQARAEVA, from the coding sequence ATGCGAAATCTCATTCAAACTGAAATTCAAAAACTGGCTTCACTTTTGCAGCAAATCCAGCAGGATAACGCACTGCTTTCAGTCATAGAAACCATTGCGGATCAATGCACGCAAGCCTTGAAGAGGGGCAACAAGATATTCTTCGCCGGCAACGGGGGCAGTGCCGCGGATTCCCAGCATCTGGCCGCGGAACTGGTCAGCCGCTTGAACTATAACCGCCCGGGTCTGGCAGCCATTGCATTGACCACCGATACATCCGCGCTGACGGCCATAGGCAACGATTATGCGTTTGAAAATATTTTTTCGCGTCAGGTGGAATCATTGGGTCAGGCGGGAGATGTGCTCATAGGCATCTCCACTTCGGGCAAGTCGCCCAATATTCTCCGCGCGCTGGAAGCCGCGCGCGGCAGGCAGATGAAGACGGTCGGTATGTCGGGCATGCATGCGCCCCTGCTTGCCGAACGGTGCGATTGGGTAGTCAATATTCCGTCACGGGAAACACCCAAGATTCAGGAATGCCACATCATGTTTGGGCATATTATCTGCGCCTTGATCGAAGACGCCATGTTTGGCGCCGAGTATGATCCCCGGCGGCAAGCCAGGGCGGAAGTCGCCTGA
- the metH gene encoding methionine synthase has protein sequence MNSQDYWCHQLLERIMILDGGMGTMIQGYGLQEQDYRGIRFRDFPHDLKGNNDLLCLTQPQVVSEIHTAYLDAGADFIETNSFNATAVSLADYQMSDLAYEINLAAARLARAAADRATRRTPDQPRFVIGILGPTNRTASMSPDVNDPGFRNIHFDQLVRAYTDSLRGLIDGNVDCLMIETIFDTLNCKAAIFAIEQFFFHHRMRLPVMISGTITDASGRTLSGQTVQAFWHSVAHARPFSVGLNCALGAKALRPHTQDLSRLTNAFVSLHPNAGLPNAFGEYEETPEIMAADIREMAQAGLINIVGGCCGTTPAHIKAIAEAVKDVKPRMRPSIPKACRLSGLEGLIIDDDSLFVNVGERTNVTGSLRFAELIRSENYTAALEVARDQVANGAQIIDVNMDEGMLDAEAAMVKFLNLIAAEPDIARVPVMIDSSRWSVIEAGLKCIQGKGIVNSISLKDGEAAFLEKAGLVQCYGAAVIVMAFDEQGQADTEERKVEICKRSYDLLVNHCGFPPEDIIFDPNIFAVGTGIEEHNSYTIAFINATRRIKQSLPWALVSGGVSNVSFSFRGNNPIREAIHSAFLYHAIQAGMDMGIVNAGSLAVYADLPGDLLTAVEDVLFNRRPDATDRLLEMADSCRSRIQNKTEDSGWREKSVTERLTHALVNGINQYIVEDTEAARQLLGSPLRVIEGPLMDGMNIVGDLFGAGKMFLPQVVKSARVMKQAVAYLTPYLEVDAETSQRAKGKILLATVKGDVHDIGKNIVGVVLRCNNYEVIDLGVMVPCEKILETAQKQQADVIGLSGLITPSLEEMSHVAREMQRLEFSLPLLIGGATTSRAHTAIKIEPHYSGATVHVVDASRAVGVVSQLLSGSASTAFVEATREEYRKVRQLHKNKKSENEIISLDAARMNKFAIDWSGYCPPRPTFLGVHALSNYSLAEIARYIDWTPFFHTWELAGRFPRIFEDELIGASAKQLFDDAQAMLSRLVSENWLQANAVLGFFPANSVGDDIEIYTDENRDKILARFHMLRQQTRKPSDRANVSLADFIAPRDSGVADYLGGFAVTSGIGLESMVKSFEESHDDYSVIMLKALADRLAEAFAERLHERVRKEYWCYHAEENLTNEELIQIRYRGIRPAPGYPACPDHTEKPLLFSLLQAEARASIRLTENYAMLPASSVSGFYFSHPQSHYFGIGKIGDDQLEDYAVRKQMDLAVIQRWLATHLCG, from the coding sequence ATGAATTCACAAGACTATTGGTGTCATCAATTACTTGAAAGAATCATGATCCTCGATGGCGGCATGGGGACCATGATACAGGGCTATGGCCTGCAGGAACAGGATTACCGCGGGATACGCTTTCGGGATTTTCCTCATGATTTAAAAGGCAATAACGATTTATTGTGTTTGACCCAGCCGCAAGTCGTTTCTGAAATCCATACGGCTTATCTGGACGCGGGCGCGGATTTCATTGAAACCAACAGCTTTAACGCGACAGCTGTTTCGCTGGCGGATTATCAGATGTCTGATCTCGCCTATGAAATCAACCTCGCCGCGGCCAGGCTCGCCCGGGCAGCCGCTGACCGCGCCACCCGGCGCACGCCCGATCAGCCCCGATTTGTGATCGGCATTCTGGGGCCGACCAACCGCACGGCTTCCATGTCGCCGGATGTGAATGATCCCGGTTTCAGGAATATACATTTCGATCAACTGGTGCGCGCCTATACGGACTCCCTGCGCGGCCTGATAGACGGCAACGTGGATTGCCTGATGATTGAAACGATTTTTGACACGTTGAATTGCAAGGCGGCGATCTTTGCGATCGAACAGTTTTTTTTCCATCACCGCATGCGCTTGCCTGTCATGATCTCGGGCACGATTACGGACGCGAGCGGCAGGACTTTGTCAGGACAGACAGTGCAGGCATTCTGGCATTCGGTGGCGCACGCGCGGCCGTTCAGTGTGGGATTGAATTGCGCGCTGGGCGCGAAAGCCCTGCGTCCGCATACCCAGGATTTGTCGCGGCTGACGAATGCGTTTGTCAGCCTTCATCCCAATGCCGGCCTGCCAAACGCGTTTGGCGAATATGAAGAAACCCCGGAAATCATGGCGGCTGATATCAGGGAAATGGCACAGGCCGGGCTGATCAACATCGTGGGCGGTTGCTGCGGCACCACGCCGGCGCATATCAAAGCCATTGCCGAAGCGGTAAAAGACGTGAAGCCGCGTATGCGACCTTCAATTCCTAAAGCCTGCCGCCTGAGCGGTCTTGAAGGCTTGATCATAGATGATGATTCACTGTTCGTGAATGTTGGTGAACGCACGAATGTCACCGGGTCCTTGCGCTTCGCGGAATTAATACGCAGTGAAAATTACACGGCCGCGCTGGAAGTGGCGCGGGATCAGGTGGCGAACGGCGCGCAAATCATTGATGTGAACATGGATGAAGGCATGCTGGATGCGGAAGCGGCAATGGTCAAATTCCTGAACCTGATCGCCGCGGAACCGGACATTGCCCGTGTTCCTGTGATGATTGATTCTTCCAGATGGTCTGTGATTGAAGCCGGATTAAAGTGCATTCAGGGCAAGGGCATTGTCAATTCCATCAGCCTGAAAGACGGTGAAGCGGCGTTTCTCGAAAAAGCGGGCCTGGTGCAATGTTATGGCGCGGCAGTCATCGTGATGGCTTTTGATGAACAAGGACAGGCGGACACGGAAGAGCGCAAAGTGGAAATTTGCAAACGGTCGTATGATTTGCTGGTTAACCACTGCGGGTTTCCTCCGGAAGACATCATTTTTGATCCGAATATTTTTGCTGTCGGAACAGGCATAGAAGAGCATAACTCTTATACGATCGCGTTTATCAACGCGACGCGGCGTATCAAGCAAAGCCTGCCCTGGGCGCTGGTCAGCGGCGGCGTCAGCAATGTTTCTTTTTCATTTCGCGGAAATAACCCGATTCGCGAAGCCATTCATTCGGCGTTTCTCTATCATGCCATCCAGGCCGGCATGGATATGGGCATCGTGAACGCGGGCAGCCTGGCGGTTTATGCGGATCTTCCCGGCGATTTATTGACGGCGGTGGAAGATGTCCTTTTTAACCGCCGCCCCGATGCGACGGACCGGCTGCTGGAAATGGCGGATTCATGCCGGTCACGGATACAGAACAAGACGGAGGATTCAGGCTGGCGGGAAAAGAGTGTGACCGAACGTCTTACTCACGCGCTGGTGAACGGCATCAATCAGTATATTGTCGAAGACACGGAAGCAGCGCGGCAATTACTGGGCAGCCCGCTGCGGGTGATTGAAGGGCCTCTTATGGATGGCATGAATATCGTCGGCGATTTGTTCGGCGCGGGCAAGATGTTTCTGCCCCAGGTGGTGAAGAGCGCGCGTGTCATGAAACAGGCCGTGGCTTATCTCACGCCATATCTGGAGGTTGACGCAGAAACTTCTCAGCGCGCCAAGGGGAAAATTCTGCTGGCGACCGTCAAGGGTGATGTGCACGACATCGGCAAAAACATCGTAGGGGTGGTGTTACGCTGTAATAATTACGAAGTGATTGATCTCGGTGTCATGGTGCCGTGTGAAAAAATCCTGGAAACAGCGCAAAAACAACAAGCGGACGTCATAGGTTTGAGCGGATTGATCACGCCGTCCCTGGAAGAAATGTCGCACGTCGCGCGGGAAATGCAGCGCCTGGAATTTTCACTGCCGCTGTTGATAGGCGGCGCGACCACGTCGCGCGCGCATACCGCCATCAAGATTGAACCACATTATTCCGGAGCGACCGTGCATGTCGTCGATGCGTCCCGGGCCGTGGGCGTTGTCAGTCAGTTGCTGAGCGGATCTGCGAGCACGGCATTTGTTGAAGCGACGCGTGAAGAATACAGGAAAGTGCGTCAGCTGCATAAGAACAAGAAATCTGAAAATGAAATTATCAGTCTGGATGCGGCGCGCATGAATAAATTTGCTATCGACTGGTCTGGATACTGTCCTCCCCGTCCCACATTTCTTGGCGTGCACGCCCTCTCGAATTATTCGCTGGCTGAAATCGCCAGGTATATCGACTGGACGCCGTTTTTCCACACCTGGGAACTCGCCGGCCGTTTTCCGCGCATTTTTGAAGACGAATTAATCGGTGCGAGCGCCAAGCAGTTGTTTGATGATGCGCAAGCCATGTTGTCGCGCCTGGTTTCGGAAAATTGGCTGCAGGCAAACGCTGTGCTGGGATTTTTCCCTGCCAACAGCGTAGGTGATGATATTGAAATATACACGGATGAAAACCGCGACAAGATATTGGCGAGATTTCACATGTTAAGGCAGCAGACACGCAAGCCGTCCGACCGTGCGAATGTTTCGCTCGCGGATTTTATCGCACCCAGGGATTCCGGGGTCGCGGATTATCTGGGAGGTTTTGCCGTGACTTCCGGTATCGGCCTGGAGTCCATGGTCAAAAGTTTTGAAGAAAGCCACGATGATTACAGTGTCATTATGCTAAAGGCGCTGGCGGACAGATTGGCGGAAGCATTTGCCGAGCGGCTGCACGAAAGAGTCAGAAAGGAGTACTGGTGTTATCACGCGGAAGAAAACCTCACCAATGAAGAATTGATACAGATCCGTTATCGCGGGATCCGCCCGGCGCCGGGCTATCCTGCCTGTCCCGATCACACCGAAAAGCCGTTGTTATTCTCTCTCTTGCAAGCCGAGGCGCGCGCGTCTATTCGCCTGACGGAAAATTACGCGATGCTGCCCGCATCTTCCGTCAGCGGATTTTATTTCTCGCATCCACAGTCCCACTATTTTGGAATTGGCAAAATCGGCGATGATCAGCTTGAAGATTACGCAGTACGAAAACAAATGGATTTGGCAGTGATCCAGCGCTGGCTGGCAACGCATTTATGCGGATAA
- a CDS encoding GDP-L-fucose synthase family protein — MIKNSKVLITGGTGMVGSALLRRLREEDYQILHPARAELDLRDQLQVTQYFSHHKPAYVFHLAAIVGGIHANNTYPAKFIYDNTQMHCNVIHAAHQYGVKKLLFPGSACTYPKLAPQPIREASFLDGYIEPTNIAYAAAKINGIIMCQAYARQHQMNTVIPMPTNAYGINDNFDPNASHVIPALMKRFHEAKVQGLPEVVLWGSGTPLREFIYVDDFADALLFLMRHYHSADIINLGTMQEITIADLANEIACVVGYPGRITLDKTKPDGAPRKCLDSSVLFEMGWKPSVSLQEGLFRMYQHHFGSETECADTTKACGSLPHTP; from the coding sequence ATGATTAAAAATTCAAAAGTATTGATTACAGGCGGCACGGGCATGGTGGGCAGCGCTTTGCTTCGCCGCCTGCGGGAAGAAGATTATCAGATTTTGCATCCCGCCCGCGCGGAACTGGATTTGCGCGACCAGCTGCAAGTGACACAGTATTTTTCGCATCACAAGCCAGCTTATGTTTTCCATCTCGCCGCTATCGTGGGCGGGATACACGCAAACAATACCTACCCGGCCAAATTCATTTATGACAATACCCAAATGCATTGCAATGTCATTCATGCCGCTCATCAGTACGGCGTGAAAAAGCTGTTATTTCCCGGCTCGGCGTGCACTTATCCCAAGCTGGCGCCGCAGCCCATACGGGAAGCTTCTTTTCTCGATGGATACATCGAGCCCACAAACATTGCTTACGCCGCCGCCAAAATCAACGGCATCATCATGTGTCAGGCTTACGCACGCCAGCACCAGATGAATACCGTCATTCCCATGCCGACCAATGCCTATGGCATCAACGACAATTTTGATCCCAATGCTTCTCATGTGATTCCCGCCCTGATGAAGCGTTTCCACGAAGCAAAAGTGCAAGGCTTGCCTGAAGTCGTGCTCTGGGGCAGCGGCACGCCGCTGCGGGAGTTCATTTATGTGGATGATTTTGCTGACGCGCTGCTCTTTCTGATGCGGCATTATCATTCCGCGGATATCATCAACCTGGGCACCATGCAGGAAATTACCATTGCGGACCTGGCAAATGAAATCGCCTGCGTGGTGGGCTACCCGGGACGCATCACTCTGGACAAGACCAAACCGGATGGCGCTCCCCGTAAATGCCTGGATTCAAGCGTCTTGTTCGAGATGGGCTGGAAACCGTCGGTTTCCCTGCAGGAGGGATTATTCCGGATGTATCAGCATCACTTCGGCAGCGAGACTGAATGCGCTGACACGACCAAGGCGTGCGGGTCTTTACCACACACGCCGTAA
- a CDS encoding nucleotidyltransferase family protein, with the protein MQAIILAGGLGTRLRQVVADVPKPMAPIQGEPFLAHLLQYLKRQGITRVIFPIHYMGETIRAYFQSQYAGMEIFYAQEESPLGTGGAMVNALPLLRDAHEPVFILNGDTFLKLDYQAMYEQHEAEKSVLTMALRSVEDCARYGKVMTNGRYIAAFREKGEAGPGLINAGVYLIHPGLFTPFELPSSFSFEHDFLLPHLNQLKPRAFVANDYFIDIGIPEDYARAVSELPALET; encoded by the coding sequence ATGCAGGCCATCATACTGGCGGGCGGATTGGGTACGCGGCTGCGGCAGGTGGTCGCGGATGTGCCCAAGCCCATGGCGCCCATACAAGGCGAACCTTTTCTCGCGCATTTGCTGCAATATCTGAAACGACAGGGAATTACCCGTGTGATTTTTCCGATTCATTACATGGGTGAAACCATACGCGCTTATTTTCAATCTCAATATGCCGGTATGGAAATTTTCTATGCCCAGGAAGAATCCCCATTGGGAACAGGCGGGGCCATGGTGAATGCCTTGCCGCTGCTGCGGGATGCACATGAGCCGGTTTTTATCCTCAATGGCGATACGTTTCTCAAACTGGATTATCAGGCCATGTATGAACAGCATGAAGCGGAAAAGAGCGTGCTGACAATGGCGCTGCGGTCGGTTGAAGATTGCGCCAGATACGGGAAAGTCATGACGAACGGCCGTTATATTGCGGCATTTCGGGAAAAAGGCGAAGCCGGACCGGGGTTGATCAATGCCGGGGTATATCTGATTCACCCGGGATTATTCACGCCATTTGAATTGCCGTCTTCGTTTTCATTTGAACATGATTTTCTGCTGCCTCATCTCAACCAGCTCAAGCCCCGGGCCTTTGTCGCCAATGATTATTTTATTGATATCGGGATTCCCGAAGATTACGCGCGCGCTGTTTCGGAACTTCCCGCGCTTGAGACATAG
- a CDS encoding GDP-mannose 4,6-dehydratase, which translates to MTKKCAFITGITGMVGSHLADFLLANTDWDIVGMCRWRSPLDNIAHLVPLINRKERLRLVYGDLRDSDSIDHVVKESKPDYVFHLAAQSFPQTSFTSPLDTYETNIQGTSRILEALRQHRRDAVIHVCASSEVFGRVPKEKLPINEDCTFHPASPYAISKVGTDLVGRFYAEAYQMTIMTTRMFTHTGPRRGDVFAESTFAKQIAMIEKELIPPVVKVGNLNSLRTVADVRDAVRAYYLLVTHHPIPGEFYNIGGTYSCTIESLLNYLISLSPRKNEIRIEVDPERLRPIDADLQVPDTAKFEKHTGWKPEISFEQTMKDLLDYWRERINQSAAFLTR; encoded by the coding sequence ATGACTAAAAAATGCGCATTCATAACTGGCATTACCGGGATGGTAGGCTCGCACCTGGCTGATTTTCTACTGGCTAATACAGATTGGGACATTGTCGGTATGTGCCGCTGGCGCAGTCCGCTTGATAACATCGCCCATCTGGTGCCGCTCATCAACCGCAAGGAACGCCTGCGGCTGGTTTACGGAGATTTGCGTGATTCCGATTCTATTGACCATGTAGTAAAAGAAAGCAAACCGGATTATGTGTTTCATCTGGCTGCCCAGAGTTTTCCTCAAACCAGCTTCACCAGTCCGCTGGATACTTATGAAACCAATATCCAGGGCACGTCCAGGATTCTTGAGGCATTGAGACAGCACCGCAGGGATGCCGTCATCCACGTCTGCGCCTCTTCGGAAGTGTTTGGCCGTGTTCCCAAGGAAAAATTACCTATTAATGAAGATTGCACGTTTCATCCCGCGTCGCCCTACGCCATTTCAAAAGTAGGGACTGACCTGGTGGGACGGTTTTACGCCGAAGCCTACCAAATGACGATTATGACAACCCGCATGTTTACCCATACCGGGCCGCGCCGCGGTGACGTATTCGCTGAATCCACTTTTGCCAAGCAGATTGCAATGATAGAAAAGGAATTGATTCCTCCCGTCGTCAAGGTCGGCAACCTGAATTCCCTGCGCACTGTCGCTGACGTCCGCGATGCCGTACGGGCTTATTACCTGCTCGTGACACATCATCCGATTCCGGGCGAGTTTTACAATATCGGCGGAACCTATAGCTGCACGATTGAAAGCCTCTTGAATTACCTGATTTCACTTTCACCCAGGAAGAATGAAATCAGGATTGAAGTGGATCCGGAACGGCTGCGTCCCATAGACGCTGACTTACAAGTGCCAGACACGGCGAAATTCGAAAAACATACGGGCTGGAAGCCGGAGATATCCTTCGAACAAACTATGAAGGATTTACTGGATTATTGGCGGGAAAGAATTAATCAGTCTGCTGCGTTTTTAACGCGCTAA
- a CDS encoding glycosyltransferase, translating into MPSVRLPKISIVMPVLNRENTIEKAILSVLDQQYPDIELVIIDGGSSDKTLDIIKRYEKQIAYWHSKPDGSNAVAANLGIEMASGELVALLMADDWYEAETLHKIGQAYQRCPDADMFTCGGRIVYWDEKSQCYKARHVYSGARRMELAVTNICFDVAAAICCRFVKKSLFQKIGSFQPFDAQGRHMFSNDKEFLLRALLHRAKNVYVDYVGHNYLASKESSTFGNHQENILRLCHEHMTLAERFLRQPALDSRLRILFRYWYNDQAARLVMYHLLDRQWRAARNVARYAIKQSGWRWAAAFCLTAGKIMLRKCFRILRRACYGVCGKDPHALVVSAHSVSLPK; encoded by the coding sequence ATGCCATCTGTCAGACTGCCAAAAATTTCCATTGTGATGCCGGTGCTGAACCGCGAAAACACCATTGAAAAAGCCATACTCAGCGTGCTGGACCAGCAATATCCTGATATTGAACTGGTTATCATTGACGGCGGTTCCAGCGATAAAACACTGGATATCATCAAGCGCTATGAAAAACAGATTGCCTACTGGCATAGCAAACCCGACGGCAGTAATGCGGTGGCGGCCAATCTGGGCATAGAAATGGCTTCTGGCGAATTGGTCGCATTACTGATGGCGGATGACTGGTATGAGGCGGAGACACTGCATAAAATCGGCCAGGCATACCAGCGCTGTCCCGATGCGGATATGTTTACTTGCGGCGGCCGTATTGTCTATTGGGATGAAAAGTCACAATGTTATAAAGCCAGGCATGTTTACTCCGGCGCGCGGCGCATGGAGCTTGCGGTCACCAATATCTGTTTTGATGTTGCCGCGGCGATTTGCTGCCGCTTTGTGAAGAAATCACTGTTTCAGAAAATCGGCTCCTTCCAGCCGTTTGACGCGCAGGGCAGGCACATGTTCAGCAATGACAAGGAGTTTTTATTGCGGGCTCTTCTGCATCGGGCAAAAAATGTTTACGTTGATTATGTGGGCCATAATTATCTGGCCAGCAAGGAATCTTCCACGTTTGGCAATCATCAGGAAAACATACTAAGGCTTTGCCATGAACATATGACACTGGCTGAGCGATTTTTGCGTCAGCCTGCGCTTGACAGCAGGTTACGGATTTTATTCAGATACTGGTATAACGATCAAGCCGCGAGGCTGGTCATGTATCATTTGCTGGATAGGCAGTGGCGTGCCGCGCGAAATGTCGCGCGGTACGCCATAAAGCAGTCTGGATGGCGCTGGGCGGCGGCGTTTTGCCTGACTGCCGGCAAGATCATGCTCAGAAAGTGTTTTCGTATACTGCGGCGTGCCTGTTACGGCGTGTGTGGTAAAGACCCGCACGCCTTGGTCGTGTCAGCGCATTCAGTCTCGCTGCCGAAGTGA
- a CDS encoding ComEA family DNA-binding protein, with translation MSFYRTIIAAVAAAVIVSPVFADDAVKQTAQETAAPASAAQNSVAQQTASAEQAVPAAEKLNVNKATAKELLKVKGLNASKAKAIVAYRKKHGSFQSLDELAKVKGMTKLKADDLKIIQDQLSLS, from the coding sequence ATGTCTTTCTATCGAACCATTATTGCTGCTGTTGCAGCCGCTGTGATTGTCAGCCCGGTATTCGCCGATGATGCCGTCAAACAGACAGCTCAGGAAACGGCTGCGCCGGCGTCTGCCGCTCAAAACAGTGTTGCCCAGCAAACCGCGTCTGCTGAACAAGCTGTGCCGGCTGCGGAAAAGCTGAATGTTAACAAGGCGACTGCAAAAGAACTTTTGAAAGTGAAAGGACTGAATGCTTCCAAAGCCAAGGCTATCGTTGCATACCGCAAAAAGCATGGCAGCTTTCAGTCTCTGGATGAATTGGCAAAAGTTAAAGGCATGACAAAATTGAAAGCGGATGATCTTAAGATTATCCAGGATCAATTAAGTCTGTCTTGA
- a CDS encoding glycosyltransferase family 4 protein — MRILLITDNHSRSGGAEHYFFDLKSRLKNVPGMEVYSLGFGNTPESGKDYRVFKGLKSKLAKLVWQILPHPVMYYRLRKQIESIRPDVIHLHNIKQYTASLLSAVKPYPVVQTVHDYGAVCPTAHNLHKDHQPCPTGLRLACFWEHQVKYNLPAYLALAFAFYKTQHQLRKIVRKFFAPSPQLVEYLHRNRFKHCTYIPPFKKTVPAVSFHKMNPHHFLFAGNLGTHKGIYPMLEEFAIARQKDPALTLTIAGTGPEEKRMRQRSDELGLKQSVFFPGWQLQLEQEYEKCAAVIFPSLWVEAFGLVITEAMSHGRPVIGTNRGSPPWLIDDQKTGIIFDPLKKGDLSDKILALAGRPEQIKTLGMQAHAKLRELIDNEKVLSQIIHLYHQALVPASE, encoded by the coding sequence ATGCGAATACTATTAATTACCGACAATCATTCTCGCTCAGGCGGCGCTGAACACTACTTTTTTGATCTCAAATCGCGGTTAAAAAATGTACCCGGCATGGAAGTGTATTCGCTGGGCTTTGGAAACACACCCGAATCAGGCAAGGATTACCGGGTATTCAAAGGATTGAAAAGCAAATTAGCCAAACTGGTATGGCAAATCCTGCCTCACCCCGTGATGTATTACCGGCTGCGCAAGCAGATAGAAAGCATCCGCCCCGATGTCATTCATCTTCACAATATCAAACAATACACCGCCTCCCTGCTTAGCGCCGTCAAACCTTACCCGGTAGTGCAAACGGTTCACGATTATGGCGCCGTCTGCCCTACAGCCCATAATCTTCATAAAGATCATCAACCCTGCCCCACCGGACTGCGCCTCGCCTGTTTCTGGGAGCATCAGGTGAAATACAATCTTCCGGCGTATCTCGCTCTGGCTTTCGCGTTTTACAAAACACAACACCAGCTGCGAAAAATCGTCAGGAAATTCTTTGCTCCCTCACCGCAGCTGGTTGAGTACCTGCACAGGAACCGGTTCAAGCATTGCACCTATATTCCCCCGTTCAAAAAGACAGTCCCCGCAGTCTCTTTTCACAAGATGAATCCTCACCATTTCTTGTTCGCGGGCAATCTGGGCACGCACAAGGGGATATATCCCATGCTGGAAGAGTTTGCTATTGCCCGGCAAAAAGATCCCGCCCTGACCTTAACCATAGCCGGCACCGGACCTGAAGAAAAACGCATGCGCCAGCGGTCCGATGAGTTAGGGTTGAAGCAGTCGGTCTTTTTTCCAGGCTGGCAACTCCAGCTCGAACAGGAATACGAGAAATGCGCCGCTGTCATCTTTCCCAGCCTTTGGGTAGAAGCATTTGGACTGGTCATCACAGAAGCCATGAGCCACGGCCGCCCGGTAATAGGCACCAACCGCGGGTCTCCGCCATGGCTGATTGACGACCAGAAAACCGGGATCATCTTTGATCCGCTCAAAAAAGGTGATTTGTCGGATAAAATTCTTGCTCTTGCGGGTCGCCCGGAACAGATTAAAACCCTGGGAATGCAGGCCCATGCGAAACTGCGGGAATTGATCGATAATGAAAAAGTGCTAAGCCAGATCATCCATTTATACCATCAAGCCCTGGTACCTGCCTCTGAGTGA